The genomic stretch CTTTTATCAAAGGCCTGGAAAGTCTCCAAACATGTTCACCATCCCTCATTTTGTTTGTTCGTGTACCAACAGTAGAACATATCACGGCTTCTCCAACGACGCGCTTTGGCCATCTCGACACTCTTGTATTAAAAGCCACCGAGTGGTGACTGACCATGATGCGCCGGCTCGCATAATTCTGCTTTCTTGAATTAAGATTGATCAGATCTACGAGATTCTGAATTCTAATATTTCAGCCTATACAGCGACGGCTTATGAGCTTTTCGtcccatcttcgtcttcaacgccgTGTCAGCGCAAAGTGAGCAGCGCGTTTGGGCCACTCTGCGCAAACAATATCAAGCAGCGATGGAACAATCCATTGTGCATTACCCACTTATATAGGCTTATACACTTTGGCCAGCTTGTCGCTGAGGAATATCTTACTGATATGGCTTCCTTGCGATGCCTCCACCATCTGTGATGATCGCTTCTTGTCATTGATCCCAATGCTTATTCAAGTCATTGCCTCGTGCTACTTGATATAATGGCtgcaaaagatgaaaaagcaGTATCGCTACCAGCCTCAACGGATCATCTGAGCATAGTTCTCGATACTACCTCATCTGCCAACCCCGTCAACAAGCCCATTCGCTCATCTTTCAAgcatctcttttccttcaccAGATGGAATCAAGCAGCGCCTCTTACTGCGGCCCTCGCTGCATCGGCTGCATTTGCTGCCATCAAGTCCATCTATCCCATCTTCTTGGGCAAGATCTTCAATATAGTATCCGATTTCGGTGCCGGTCGGCGCTCCGGCAATGAGACTTTGCACGAGATATCCCACTGGAGTCAGATATTGATCGGCCTTGGAATTGTGAACTGCCTCTCAGGCTCGGCTTTTCTATCACTCTGGGTCACCTTTGGAGAGCTTCAAGCCAAGTCTGTCCGACAGGATATCTTCAAGAGCTTACTGTCAAAGAATATCGCATGGTTCGATTCTTTAGATCAGGGTATCTCTAGTCTCTTGGTTAGAATCCAAACGCAAGTCTACATACGATCCGACTTCCGAGGCGAGTAATCACAAGTACTGACTAGATCAATAGGCAAACTCGAGAACTTCAGCTCGCAACATCGCAGGTATTCGGCTTCCTAGTAACCGACTGCATTGTTTCCATCGTTTCCCTCTCGATAGCTTTCTACTATTCTTGGAAGCTCACTTTGGTGCTACTCGCAACCCTGCCCATATCCTTGATACTACTGTCTCTCGCAACTCGACGATTAGAGCCGGCTATCCAAGCTCAGAAGCGCGATTTGGAGACTGCATCAAAGTTTGCCACCTCATCCATAAAAGCCATAGAGATTGTGAAAATATTCAACGGATTCGACCGCGAGCTCCGGCAATACCATGACGCAATCATGCTAGCCAGCAAACAGTATTTGATACAAGCTCAATGCAACTGTTTCCAGATGGGATATGTTGCCTTCTGGGTTGTTGGCATATTCGTCGCGGGCTTCTGGTATGGCAGCATCCTCGTCGACCAAGGACTGAGTCCTGGCCAAGTTATTACCACCTTTTTCTCAATTCTTTCAGCATTCCAGGGAATTGGAGCGTTGCTCCCACAGTGGCTGGTTCTATCCAAAGGCATGTTTGCGGGTGCCTTTTTGTCATCTTTATCGACTGCATGTGATGACGAAGCTGCTAAAGAGAATGGAGGCCAAATTAGACCCAACTCTTGCACTGGCAATGTGGATCTAATAGATGTATGTTTGACTGAATTCTGTTTCCCATTTGTTTATGAGAGCTAATCAGATGGCCTGTGGCAGGTCACCTTTGCCTATCCTTCCAACCCCGAAAAGCCCGTCCTCAATAAGTCAACATTCTTTTTCCCTGCCGGCCAACTCACATTCATCGTGGGAAGAAGCGGATCAGGGAAAAGCACAATCGGAAATCTTATTGCTCAATTCTATGACCCCTCGTCAGGCCTAATTTGTTTAGACGGGTACCCCTTGGCCACTTTGGATCGCGATTGGGTCCGATCCAACATTGCTTTGATCCAGCAATTGAGCGTCGTGTTCGACGATAGCCTTTTCAATAACGTAGCAGTCGGCCACAATGACCCTGAAGCAGCGACAAGAGAGGCCGTTGGCAATGCGTGCGAATTTGCGCTACTACAATCGACGCTCAGCAATCTTCCCGAGGGCCTCAACACTCGAATCGGTTCAAATGGACACAAATTGAGCGGAGGCCAAATGCAGAGGGTTGCACTTGCCAGAGCAAGAATTCGAGATCCGGCTGTACTTATCCTTGACGAAGTGACAAGCAGCCTGGATCAGATAAACCGGAGTCTGATAATAGATGCCATCAGAGCGTGGCGGCGAGACAAAAcaaccatcatcatcacacaTGATATTAGCCAAAtcgaagatgatgaactCGTATATGTCATGCAAGACGCCTCTTTAGTACAACAGGGATTGCGGCGACAGCTGGCCAACATCGCAACAGGCGCGTTTGCGTCTCTGGCCCGTCAGGCTTCCGTTGAATCATCTCCTTCTACACCGAGCAAATCACAGATGACTGATGTTACCTTAAGCGAAGATTTTGAAAAGGCCTGGGAAAGACCCAATACCGACAAAAGGTCAGAAATATCCGCCGAAAATGCATCCTGCTATGAAATTGGCAAGAGACAATCATCTAGCTCGATTAGCGAATACTTTGAGCCATCTCGAAGATTCAATGCATCAGAATCTTGCTATAGATCCTCTTCAGAGAGCGACTTCACCATGGACTTTTCTCATCATTACGAATACGACGAGGACCCAATCTACTTATTTGGAAAGGCAGAGCGCCGAAgcaacatctccagcttGCGAGTCGCTTCCAACCGTGAGCAGTCTCCAACCGTTATCAAAGATCTAGCTGCAAAACAAACGGCGGGAAAACCGAGCACGCTATGGTCAATCTTAGAAACCGTCTGGCCAGTGCTCACCTCAAAAGACCGCGCAATCTTCCTCGGTGGAGTTGTAATGTGTCTGATTagctctgcagcaaagcCAGTCTTTTCATTTTGTCTCTCCCAACTTCTAGCAGTATTGTGGCTACCAGAGAACAGGACGGCTGAAGCGAAACAAAAGGCAATCTATCTGGTAATCACGGCAGTTGTTGATGGTACCACGACTGGCATGAGCCATTACATTTTTGAGAGAGTTGGTCAATCCTGGGTGAATGCAATTCGTCTCGAGGCTCTAAAGAGAATTCTCTGGCAGCCGAAATCATGGTTCGATCAAGATGGAAACTCAGCCAGCAGGATCAACGAGTGTCTTGAAAGGAACTCGGAGGAAACTCGCAACATTGCCGGGCGATTCATTCCCGTCGTCATAAGCGTCATCGGGATGATTACGGTTTCCATGATATGGGCTTTCATAACGTCCTGGAGGCTAACTATCGTCACTCTTTCAGCCCTACCTTTAGTCCTTGGAATAGTCAAAGGCTACAccatcatcagcagcaagTGGGAAGCTAAATGCAATCAAGGAGCCTCGGATGCCAGCGCCGTCTTCAGCGAGACGTTTGTCAACATCCGCGTAGTGCGAGCGCTGATGCTTGAAAAGTACTTTGGCACAAAGCACCAAAAACTGATTTCTCACACCTTTAGCTTAGGCCTGAGAAGGGCAGGTTATACCTGTGGACTATTTGGGCTGTATCAGTCAATGAATTATCCCATGACCGCCTTGGTATTCTACTATGCCACAGTTTTGCTATCCAAAAACGATGGCACCACAGTAGCCAAGATACTGCAGGTGATCAACTTACTGCTATTCAGCATCGGAACTTCAACCGCTTTATTGGGCAGCATACCGCAAATGACCATGGCCAAAGCGACAGCAACACAGCTACTGGCCTACGCAACAATGCCGATAGAATCCAAAGAAAGCCAAAGCGGTATTGAGGTCTCAACCCCTCTACCTGTTGAGGTTAGAAATCTGCAATTTGCTTATTCGCAGTCGAGCCCACGCGTCCTCCATGATGTTTCTTTCAACATCACACAGGGAACTTGCACCGCCATAGTcggctcttctggctctggcaAATCCACAATCATATCTCTCCTCATGGGCCTCCATCGCCCTTCAGATGACACTCAATCTCTCACCTACGCAAGCATTCCGCTTTCCAAACTCGACATACAACACCTCCGCTCAAAAATGGCATACGTCTCCCAAACGCCACATCTCTTCCCCGCAACTGTCACAGACAACATAATCTACAGTCTCCCAGGCGACTCCCCCCTCAGAGACAGCCAAAACGTACAAGccgcagcaaaagcagcCGGCATTCACGACTTCATCACCTCTCTCCCCCAAGGCTACTCTACCATTGTAGGAGATGGTGGAATCGCTCTCTCAggcggccaagagcagcggctGAGCATCGCCCGGGCACTTGTCCGCCATCCCCGGCTTCTCATCTTGGACGAGCCGACGAGTGCTCTTGACGCCGAGTCGACGAGTATGATCCGCGAGACGATATGCGGTCTTACAGAGCGGGCGAGGCAGAAGGAGAGCGATATGGCCATTGTGATGGTTACGCATACGCCTGAAATGATGAAAATTTGTGATAGGATTGTCATGATTGACAGTGGTGTCAAGGTCGAAGAGGGTAGCTATGAAGAGCTGATGACAGCCAAGGGTCCTTTTGGGCATCTTATTAGCAAAGGCGAATGGCACGGTGGAGAGTAGTTAGTGGAAAGAAGTAGGCTGAATAAGGAAACACGAGTAATAAGGAGTTTGTTTCAACATTGAATATGAGTTAAAATCAATTAAAGCATTACAAACTTTACATGGTATTTACGCCTCAACTCTTTCTTCAATGTCAATGAATGATTAGAATTTGACCAAGAGCTTTGTCTTGCATCATTATATGTGCTTGTTCGTTTGACCATCTAGTAAAGTGCCCGTCATGATGAAAACGTAGGCAAAGATATGTATCCCCTATTTGAGCGCCGATCCATCCACCCCCACGGTAATAATAATATCATTCGTTTAATTTCCCCCATGACCATTGACATAAAGTGTGATGCTCATCAAGCATTCGTAGGATATCTGCATTCTCCAACTCGCTAGATGAatatgtgtgtgtatatGTGCGTACCCATGACCTTTCCAACTAGTAATTTCCATTCCCAAAGTCTCTATTTTAACGAGAGAGAATTAATATATAGATCGCATAGAACACGCTAATAACTGAGAGAAACAACAGCCATATTAATGATAAAGGCGGTAgtccaagaaaaaaaaaagacaagttCGTGAGTCGTTTCATGGGTTATCGTCTTCTGGTCCTCAGCCATCCCTCCCAGGA from Trichoderma atroviride chromosome 3, complete sequence encodes the following:
- a CDS encoding uncharacterized protein (TransMembrane:12 (i51-74o105-127i162-183o189-209i269-289o301-321i764-795o807-828i883-903o909-929i986-1011o1023-1044i)), with translation MAAKDEKAVSLPASTDHLSIVLDTTSSANPVNKPIRSSFKHLFSFTRWNQAAPLTAALAASAAFAAIKSIYPIFLGKIFNIVSDFGAGRRSGNETLHEISHWSQILIGLGIVNCLSGSAFLSLWVTFGELQAKSVRQDIFKSLLSKNIAWQTRELQLATSQVFGFLVTDCIVSIVSLSIAFYYSWKLTLVLLATLPISLILLSLATRRLEPAIQAQKRDLETASKFATSSIKAIEIVKIFNGFDRELRQYHDAIMLASKQYLIQAQCNCFQMGYVAFWVVGIFVAGFWYGSILVDQGLSPGQVITTFFSILSAFQGIGALLPQWLVLSKGMFAGAFLSSLSTACDDEAAKENGGQIRPNSCTGNVDLIDVTFAYPSNPEKPVLNKSTFFFPAGQLTFIVGRSGSGKSTIGNLIAQFYDPSSGLICLDGYPLATLDRDWVRSNIALIQQLSVVFDDSLFNNVAVGHNDPEAATREAVGNACEFALLQSTLSNLPEGLNTRIGSNGHKLSGGQMQRVALARARIRDPAVLILDEVTSSLDQINRSLIIDAIRAWRRDKTTIIITHDISQIEDDELVYVMQDASLVQQGLRRQLANIATGAFASLARQASVESSPSTPSKSQMTDVTLSEDFEKAWERPNTDKRSEISAENASCYEIGKRQSSSSISEYFEPSRRFNASESCYRSSSESDFTMDFSHHYEYDEDPIYLFGKAERRSNISSLRVASNREQSPTVIKDLAAKQTAGKPSTLWSILETVWPVLTSKDRAIFLGGVVMCLISSAAKPVFSFCLSQLLAVLWLPENRTAEAKQKAIYLVITAVVDGTTTGMSHYIFERVGQSWVNAIRLEALKRILWQPKSWFDQDGNSASRINECLERNSEETRNIAGRFIPVVISVIGMITVSMIWAFITSWRLTIVTLSALPLVLGIVKGYTIISSKWEAKCNQGASDASAVFSETFVNIRVVRALMLEKYFGTKHQKLISHTFSLGLRRAGYTCGLFGLYQSMNYPMTALVFYYATVLLSKNDGTTVAKILQVINLLLFSIGTSTALLGSIPQMTMAKATATQLLAYATMPIESKESQSGIEVSTPLPVEVRNLQFAYSQSSPRVLHDVSFNITQGTCTAIVGSSGSGKSTIISLLMGLHRPSDDTQSLTYASIPLSKLDIQHLRSKMAYVSQTPHLFPATVTDNIIYSLPGDSPLRDSQNVQAAAKAAGIHDFITSLPQGYSTIVGDGGIALSGGQEQRLSIARALVRHPRLLILDEPTSALDAESTSMIRETICGLTERARQKESDMAIVMVTHTPEMMKICDRIVMIDSGVKVEEGSYEELMTAKGPFGHLISKGEWHGGE